A section of the Paralichthys olivaceus isolate ysfri-2021 chromosome 16, ASM2471397v2, whole genome shotgun sequence genome encodes:
- the ccr12a gene encoding chemokine (C-C motif) receptor 12a produces the protein MSYEDQFLLFEGLFDDNDTTDPSYVVSKTVKICSKQSVNNFGATFIPVFYYVNFILSYLGNGLVLFIIYKYEKLSTVTNIFLLNLVLSNILFATSLPFWATYHQSEWIFGTFLCKMVSSAYFIGFYSSILFLTLMTFDRYLAVVHAVAAAKSRKKAYAIIASVVVWCISVVASVKELVLQNVWKNAFSGLMCEESGFPESTMERWRLVSYYQQFLLFFLLPLFMVMYCYVSITVRILSTRMKEKCRAIKLIFVIILTFFACWTPYNIVILLQAIQISSHGEDDDCSESESLDYALYVTRNIAFLYSCISPVFYTFVGKKFQSHFRKLVAKKIPCLKRHISLSSQSTRTTSQRTPHSAYEY, from the coding sequence ATGAGCTATGAAGACCAGTTTCTGCTCTTTGAGGGCCTGTTCGATGACAATGACACAACCGACCCGAGCTATGTGGTCAGCAAAACTGTTAAGATCTGTTCGAAGCAGAGTGTCAACAACTTTGGGGCAACATTCATCCCAGTTTTCTACTATGTCAACTTCATCTTGAGTTACCTTGGCAACGGGCttgtcctcttcatcatctACAAGTATGAAAAACTTAGCACAGTGACAAACATCTTCCTCCTGAATTTGGTCCTTTCCAACATTCTCTTTGCCACCAGTCTCCCCTTCTGGGCGACATACCATCAGTCAGAGTGGATTTTTGGCACATTTCTGTGTAAGATGGTCAGCAGCGCCTACTTTATTGGCTTCTACAGCTCCATTCTCTTCCTCACACTCATGACATTTGACCGATACCTCGCAGTGGTGCATGCAGTGGCAGCTGCCAAGAGCAGGAAAAAGGCATATGCCATTATTGCTTCAGTAGTGGTTTGGTGTATCAGTGTTGTAGCAAGCGTGAAAGAGCTGGTTCTCCAGAATGTGTGGAAGAATGCGTTCAGTGGACTCATGTGTGAGGAGTCAGGATTCCCTGAAAGCACAATGGAGCGCTGGCGTCTGGTCAGTTATTATCAACAATTCctgctgtttttcctccttcctctcttcatGGTAATGTACTGCTACGTCAGCATCACCGTCCGTATCCTGTCTACCCGCATGAAGGAGAAGTGCCGTGCCATCAAGCTCATATTTGTTATCATTCTCACTTTCTTCGCTTGCTGGACACCCTACAACATCGTCATCCTCCTTCAAGCTATACAGATTTCCAGCCACGGAGAGGATGATGACTGTAGTGAATCTGAGAGTTTGGACTATGCCTTGTATGTCACCCGCAACATAGCATTTCTGTATAGTTGTATCAGTcctgtgttttatacatttgtgGGAAAGAAGTTCCAGAGCCACTTCAGAAAGTTAGTGGCAAAGAAGATCCCCTGTCTGAAGAGACATATCAGCCTCAGTAGCCAGAGCACCAGAACCACATCACAGCGGACACCACACTCTGCTTATGAATACtag